One window of Sphingomonas paeninsulae genomic DNA carries:
- a CDS encoding TonB-dependent receptor: MNKTLILANVAGFALFATSPSLAQTAVSTAVADDDSVPPEIVVTAQKRSERLQDVPVAVSVVSGAALDQQGKVSLEGAVNLVPSFNFLKSGTTLNQSLFLRGVGTATFSIAGEPSVSTVVDGVVYSRSGEAFSELVDVDRIEVLRGPQGTLFGKNASAGVINIISKQPTADFGGFAEAGYFSKSEYRLRGAVNVPLSEHIRTRLNGFYTDYDGNISNVGMAGNPKVNGYRHYGGRAQVNIDFSPDVTLALSADYHHNNDDCCAEVVGTPPIVGATGAATTSPSQAALPTPRGDQTRQIAQNFITRTLETGYGFSAQLDAQLGGQTVTSITAYRNFKNTEIRDGDFLPAAYIGFNSLQDTGPQTGNTFSQEIRLTSPGHQFINYVIGAYYSRAYSERIFTRNDIVCTSAVTPAPTTLTPCASPLANASTFPSATADFGSTFKNLAFFGQSTINIADRFRLIGGLRYTVDQLNVFHSRVTMLSGPGINSNFDQGVYNSATTALPNGSPAASNGVPFQGKATNTNLSGKAGAQFDVSNQTMAYATYARGYKGPAFNVFFNLTATGTNAIAPETSNAYEIGLKNTIFGGKLVVNLAGYYAKYHNFQANNPDLVAGVVTTRFTNAGTVSTRGGELDMIWRPVHDINVSGGVAYTDAHVDQFLVAPGRLRRR, translated from the coding sequence ATGAACAAGACTCTCATACTGGCAAACGTCGCTGGCTTCGCCCTTTTTGCAACGTCGCCGAGCCTTGCCCAAACTGCTGTTTCGACAGCGGTTGCCGACGACGACAGCGTACCTCCCGAAATCGTCGTGACCGCGCAAAAGCGTTCAGAGCGTTTGCAGGACGTGCCGGTTGCCGTCTCGGTCGTATCGGGTGCCGCGCTCGACCAGCAGGGCAAGGTCAGTCTTGAGGGTGCTGTAAACCTGGTGCCGTCATTCAACTTTTTGAAGTCGGGAACGACGCTCAACCAGTCGCTGTTCCTACGCGGCGTCGGCACGGCGACTTTCTCGATTGCGGGGGAGCCTTCGGTTTCGACGGTCGTGGACGGCGTGGTCTACAGCCGTTCGGGCGAAGCATTCAGCGAACTTGTCGACGTCGACCGGATTGAAGTCCTGCGCGGACCACAGGGGACGCTGTTCGGCAAAAACGCCTCGGCGGGTGTTATCAATATCATATCGAAACAGCCGACTGCCGATTTCGGCGGGTTTGCCGAGGCAGGCTATTTCAGCAAAAGTGAATATCGCCTGCGCGGTGCAGTGAACGTGCCATTGAGTGAGCATATCCGCACGCGGCTGAACGGCTTTTACACCGACTATGACGGCAATATCAGCAACGTTGGGATGGCTGGAAATCCCAAGGTCAACGGCTATCGTCATTATGGTGGCCGCGCTCAGGTCAATATCGACTTTTCCCCCGACGTAACCCTTGCGCTCAGCGCTGACTATCATCACAATAACGACGATTGCTGTGCCGAAGTCGTTGGCACCCCGCCGATCGTCGGTGCAACCGGAGCCGCGACGACGAGCCCGTCGCAGGCGGCACTCCCTACGCCACGCGGTGACCAGACACGCCAGATCGCCCAGAATTTCATCACGCGAACGTTGGAAACCGGCTATGGCTTCTCAGCCCAGCTCGACGCGCAGCTCGGTGGGCAGACGGTCACGTCGATCACCGCCTATCGCAATTTCAAGAACACTGAAATCCGCGACGGCGATTTCCTGCCCGCCGCTTACATTGGCTTCAATTCGCTGCAGGATACCGGGCCCCAGACCGGCAATACGTTTAGTCAGGAGATCAGGCTGACGTCGCCGGGTCATCAGTTCATAAACTATGTTATCGGTGCCTATTATTCGCGCGCTTATTCGGAGCGGATTTTTACGCGTAACGATATCGTCTGCACATCGGCGGTAACGCCTGCACCGACCACTTTGACTCCGTGTGCCAGCCCACTTGCCAATGCTTCGACTTTCCCGAGCGCGACTGCCGATTTCGGTTCGACGTTCAAAAACCTCGCCTTTTTCGGTCAGAGCACGATCAACATCGCGGATCGGTTTCGCCTGATCGGCGGGCTGCGCTACACGGTCGACCAGCTTAATGTTTTCCACAGCCGGGTCACGATGCTGTCGGGGCCGGGGATCAATTCGAACTTCGATCAGGGCGTTTATAATTCGGCGACGACTGCGCTACCGAACGGTTCGCCTGCCGCTTCGAACGGCGTTCCCTTCCAGGGCAAGGCCACCAATACAAATCTGTCGGGCAAGGCTGGCGCGCAGTTCGATGTCAGTAACCAGACGATGGCTTATGCGACCTATGCGCGCGGTTATAAAGGGCCGGCGTTCAACGTCTTTTTCAATCTGACGGCAACGGGCACCAATGCCATCGCGCCTGAAACATCCAACGCTTATGAGATCGGTCTGAAAAATACGATCTTCGGTGGCAAACTCGTCGTCAACCTCGCTGGCTATTATGCAAAATATCACAATTTTCAGGCCAATAATCCTGATCTTGTTGCGGGTGTCGTCACGACGCGCTTTACCAATGCGGGAACGGTTTCGACGCGCGGCGGTGAACTGGACATGATCTGGCGACCCGTGCATGACATCAACGTGTCGGGTGGCGTTGCTTATACCGACGCACATGTGGATCAGTTTCTGGTAGCGCCGGGGCGGCTCCGTCGCAGGTAA
- a CDS encoding aldo/keto reductase: protein MSDLPAVLPARQLGKSGIVASTMAWGMWRFQGDDIAAARALVDAAFEAGITLFDTADIYGCDTPAGFGSSETLLGRVFAEDKSLRERMVLATKGGIVLGVPYDQSPAYIEAAIDASLTRLGVDRIDLWQIHRPDVLAHPQETAAALEKAYAAGKIAAVGVSNFTVAQTQALEAYLTTTTLQLSTTQPEYSALCLDPLTDGTLDHAMMQNHAVMAWSPLGGGRLASPETPRDVAVAAALDEVANVCRVSRTAAAFAWIMAHPAHPIPIVGSQNVARIKESSDAYKVTWTRASWYKVLVASRQEPLP, encoded by the coding sequence ATGAGCGATCTGCCCGCCGTCCTTCCCGCACGCCAGCTAGGCAAAAGCGGCATTGTCGCTTCGACGATGGCATGGGGTATGTGGCGCTTTCAGGGCGACGACATCGCCGCTGCTCGCGCGCTGGTCGATGCGGCGTTCGAGGCCGGGATTACCCTGTTCGACACAGCCGACATCTATGGCTGCGACACGCCGGCTGGTTTCGGATCATCGGAGACGTTGCTCGGTCGCGTCTTTGCGGAAGACAAGAGCCTGCGCGAGCGGATGGTGCTGGCGACCAAGGGCGGCATCGTCCTTGGCGTCCCGTACGACCAGTCGCCCGCCTATATCGAAGCTGCGATCGACGCATCGCTGACACGGCTCGGCGTCGATCGGATCGACCTGTGGCAGATCCACCGGCCCGACGTCCTCGCACACCCGCAGGAAACGGCAGCTGCTCTCGAAAAAGCCTATGCCGCCGGAAAGATCGCTGCCGTCGGCGTGTCAAACTTCACCGTCGCGCAAACGCAGGCACTCGAAGCCTATCTGACCACGACCACGCTGCAGCTCTCCACGACACAGCCCGAATATTCGGCGCTTTGCCTCGATCCGCTGACTGACGGCACACTCGATCACGCGATGATGCAAAACCATGCGGTCATGGCATGGTCGCCACTCGGCGGGGGCAGGCTCGCCAGCCCGGAAACCCCGCGCGATGTTGCTGTGGCGGCGGCGCTCGACGAGGTTGCGAATGTTTGCCGCGTATCGCGCACGGCGGCGGCATTTGCGTGGATCATGGCGCACCCTGCCCATCCCATCCCGATCGTCGGTTCGCAGAATGTCGCGCGGATCAAAGAGTCGTCTGACGCTTACAAAGTCACATGGACGCGCGCTTCATGGTATAAAGTGCTCGTCGCGTCGCGTCAGGAACCCCTGCCATGA
- a CDS encoding type II toxin-antitoxin system YhaV family toxin codes for MIIVNGWTLYAHPLFLDQLEKLTEAVERAAKKNPAGYASTADTKLLAVMRKLMFEVIPVDPARPEFRQGGTLGSGRKHWFRAKFGGGRFRLFFRFSTSAKIIIYTWVNDCDTLRTYGSKSDAYAVFKAMLDKGDPPEGWDALMTGSVALP; via the coding sequence ATGATTATCGTCAACGGCTGGACACTCTATGCGCATCCTTTGTTTCTCGATCAGCTCGAAAAGCTGACTGAGGCTGTCGAGCGCGCGGCCAAAAAGAATCCGGCCGGTTATGCCTCGACTGCCGACACCAAGCTATTGGCGGTGATGCGCAAGCTGATGTTCGAGGTGATTCCAGTTGATCCGGCCCGTCCGGAGTTTCGGCAGGGCGGTACGCTTGGATCCGGTCGCAAGCACTGGTTCCGGGCTAAATTCGGTGGTGGGCGTTTCCGCCTGTTCTTCCGGTTCTCGACCAGTGCCAAGATCATCATTTATACATGGGTGAACGACTGCGATACGCTTCGAACCTACGGATCGAAGAGCGATGCCTATGCCGTGTTCAAGGCGATGCTCGATAAAGGCGATCCGCCTGAAGGCTGGGATGCGCTTATGACGGGTAGCGTGGCGTTACCCTGA
- a CDS encoding substrate-binding domain-containing protein, with amino-acid sequence MDEWVKDFQRLQPGAKVVIVQNGTVASGKVDIQTGPRVADRLREVSEYERSTGERIFEVDWATGSYDVPGWSPGFVIFVHKDNPLAHMTVAQLDGIFAGARTGGWKGTTWDPKAARGPEKDIHTWGQLGLKGEWADKPIHIYGRPLKYNIQLGFERKVFNGGDIWSENTKEYSHEMNADNTRYTSSVKMVKDMAADKYGIVFSDMGSAIPGVRGVPLGATAAGPFVAISQDSLRDRTYPLFIEQCAEARLAPGKPLDPMVKEFLTFMLSREAQDAIQRDGKWFMIPPKRAREMIAHLDMIGPRVDPRALGLQTEMIAPEKWDGESPDETGRVQEKQSYYTKRFDLSDLPVYAPSAVLSGTIRMPASGQMMASNVGSALIEAFGKRQPGIKFDLKDGDLNKGQVDLSMGRKWSSYFAGEYYDFQMKHEHSPRQIRIATGAFDVSGWNPAFGILVNSANSVKGLTVRELDGIFGGPAGAAGSVRPGAARPGVAKARVSASGASWA; translated from the coding sequence ATGGACGAATGGGTCAAGGATTTTCAGCGCCTCCAGCCGGGCGCAAAGGTTGTGATTGTCCAGAACGGCACTGTCGCATCCGGCAAGGTCGACATCCAGACAGGCCCGCGCGTCGCCGACCGCCTGCGGGAAGTGTCCGAATATGAGCGTTCCACCGGCGAACGCATCTTTGAAGTCGATTGGGCGACCGGCTCCTACGACGTGCCAGGCTGGAGCCCCGGTTTCGTCATCTTCGTTCACAAGGATAATCCGCTCGCGCACATGACGGTCGCGCAGCTCGACGGCATCTTCGCCGGCGCACGCACCGGTGGCTGGAAAGGCACAACCTGGGACCCCAAAGCCGCGCGTGGTCCGGAAAAGGATATTCATACCTGGGGTCAGCTTGGCCTTAAGGGCGAATGGGCCGACAAGCCGATCCACATCTACGGCCGCCCGCTCAAGTATAATATCCAGCTTGGTTTCGAGCGAAAGGTATTCAACGGCGGCGACATCTGGAGCGAGAATACCAAGGAATATTCGCATGAGATGAATGCCGACAACACCCGCTACACCTCTTCGGTAAAGATGGTGAAGGACATGGCCGCCGACAAATATGGCATCGTCTTCAGCGATATGGGGTCGGCTATTCCTGGTGTGCGTGGGGTCCCTCTGGGGGCCACGGCAGCCGGCCCCTTTGTCGCCATTTCGCAGGACAGTCTTCGGGATCGCACCTATCCGCTGTTCATCGAGCAATGCGCCGAGGCACGACTGGCACCCGGCAAGCCGCTCGACCCGATGGTCAAGGAATTCCTGACCTTCATGCTGAGCCGTGAAGCACAGGACGCCATTCAGCGCGACGGCAAATGGTTTATGATCCCGCCCAAGCGCGCGCGCGAGATGATCGCGCATCTCGACATGATCGGCCCGCGCGTCGACCCGCGCGCCTTGGGTCTGCAAACCGAAATGATCGCGCCAGAGAAATGGGACGGAGAATCCCCTGACGAGACTGGCCGGGTGCAGGAGAAGCAGTCCTATTACACCAAGCGGTTCGATCTGTCGGATCTGCCCGTCTATGCGCCCTCGGCAGTGCTCAGCGGCACCATCCGGATGCCCGCGAGTGGACAGATGATGGCGAGTAATGTCGGCTCCGCGCTGATCGAGGCGTTCGGCAAACGGCAGCCGGGCATCAAGTTCGACCTCAAGGACGGCGACCTTAATAAGGGTCAAGTAGACCTTTCCATGGGCCGCAAGTGGAGCAGTTATTTCGCGGGCGAATATTATGACTTCCAGATGAAGCACGAACACTCGCCGCGCCAGATCCGGATCGCGACGGGGGCGTTCGACGTGTCGGGCTGGAACCCGGCCTTCGGAATTCTCGTCAACAGCGCCAACTCTGTGAAGGGCCTCACCGTCCGCGAACTGGACGGCATCTTCGGCGGCCCCGCCGGGGCGGCTGGGTCAGTACGACCTGGCGCCGCCAGGCCGGGCGTGGCGAAGGCGAGAGTATCCGCCAGTGGAGCCAGTTGGGCCTAG
- a CDS encoding LLM class flavin-dependent oxidoreductase yields the protein MTNPCEVSWFSALCDDDYEFLGQPDPMLASSWEHCRDIVMTAESGGFDNILLPSGYQLGLDTTAFTAAIAALTHRIRLLMAIRTGESWPPQLARQIATLDRITGGRMTINIISSDLPGDKLASAPRYARTLEVMQILKTLLNGEHLSHRGEHYTIDIDPPRLTTVSGKCPPLYFGGLSQDAREAAAQGCDVYLMWPDTMPVVREVIGDMRARAARHGRTLKFGYRAHVIVRDTEAEARDYATRLLSKLDAKTGDDIRARSLDSTSVGVTRQAELRAAASSEGYVEDNLWTGIGRARSGCGAAIVGDPDQVLAKLRAYQAEGIEAFILSGYPHAAEADLFARHVLPHLAHGPLKL from the coding sequence ATGACCAACCCTTGCGAAGTCTCGTGGTTTTCCGCGCTCTGCGATGACGACTACGAATTTCTCGGCCAGCCCGACCCGATGCTAGCATCCAGCTGGGAGCATTGCCGCGACATCGTCATGACGGCGGAAAGCGGTGGTTTCGACAATATCCTGCTGCCATCGGGCTATCAACTCGGCCTCGACACGACGGCGTTTACAGCGGCCATAGCGGCCCTGACCCACCGTATCCGCCTGCTGATGGCGATCCGTACCGGCGAAAGCTGGCCGCCGCAGCTCGCGCGCCAGATCGCAACGCTGGATCGGATCACTGGCGGTCGGATGACGATCAATATCATTTCGTCGGATTTGCCGGGCGACAAGCTCGCAAGCGCACCGCGCTATGCCCGCACGCTCGAAGTGATGCAGATACTGAAGACCTTACTCAACGGCGAGCATCTTTCGCATCGCGGCGAGCATTATACGATCGACATCGACCCACCGCGCCTCACCACGGTTTCCGGAAAATGCCCGCCGCTCTATTTCGGTGGCCTGTCCCAAGATGCACGCGAGGCGGCGGCACAGGGCTGCGACGTCTATTTGATGTGGCCCGACACCATGCCGGTCGTACGGGAGGTGATCGGCGACATGCGCGCGCGGGCAGCCAGGCACGGACGCACGCTGAAATTCGGATACCGCGCCCACGTCATCGTCCGCGACACCGAGGCCGAAGCGCGCGACTATGCAACGCGACTATTGTCCAAACTCGATGCGAAAACCGGCGATGATATCCGCGCCAGATCGCTCGACTCCACCAGCGTCGGCGTGACTCGCCAAGCCGAACTGCGAGCGGCTGCGAGCAGCGAGGGTTATGTCGAGGACAATCTGTGGACCGGCATCGGCCGCGCCCGCTCAGGCTGCGGTGCTGCTATTGTCGGGGACCCCGATCAGGTTCTGGCCAAACTTCGTGCCTATCAGGCAGAAGGGATAGAGGCGTTTATCCTGTCGGGATACCCCCATGCCGCCGAAGCCGATTTGTTCGCACGCCACGTCCTGCCCCACCTTGCACATGGCCCTTTGAAGCTTTGA
- a CDS encoding LLM class flavin-dependent oxidoreductase has protein sequence MTAYSILDLVRISPETDARSAIGNARDLAAHAEDWGYERFWVAEHHNAAGIASAATSIVLGHIAAGTRRIRVGAGGIMLPNHAPLIIAEQFGTLAQMYPGRIDLGLGRAPGTDQLTVRALRRPVSGVDSFPQDILELQAYFSDEAATRQIQAVPAAGTNVPLWILGSSTYGAQLAAELGLPYAFASHFAPDMLLPALQIYRSRFKPSAQLAKPHATVGINIVAADTQADARRLATTQQMSFVDLFRGARGLSKPPIDAIDDYCSPQERTQAGGMLARSIVGNPDDVQSGIIDLLRDTSADELMIVSDVYHHEQRLRSYEIIASVMRALNGSPTGVATERSCADV, from the coding sequence GTGACCGCCTATTCCATCCTCGATCTCGTTCGGATCAGCCCGGAAACCGACGCGCGCAGCGCGATCGGCAATGCACGCGATCTGGCCGCGCATGCCGAAGACTGGGGCTATGAGCGCTTCTGGGTCGCCGAACATCATAATGCAGCGGGCATCGCCAGTGCGGCGACGTCAATTGTGCTCGGCCACATCGCCGCTGGCACGCGTCGCATCCGCGTCGGCGCGGGCGGCATCATGCTGCCCAATCACGCGCCATTGATTATCGCCGAGCAATTCGGGACCCTCGCCCAAATGTATCCCGGGCGCATTGATCTGGGCCTCGGTCGCGCACCCGGCACCGATCAGCTGACCGTGCGCGCGCTGCGCCGACCCGTGTCGGGCGTCGATTCATTTCCGCAGGACATCCTCGAACTCCAGGCCTATTTCAGCGACGAGGCTGCGACCCGTCAGATTCAGGCCGTGCCGGCCGCCGGGACCAACGTGCCCTTATGGATCCTTGGATCGAGCACCTACGGCGCGCAACTTGCCGCCGAGCTGGGCCTGCCTTACGCCTTTGCCTCACATTTCGCGCCCGACATGCTGCTCCCGGCGCTTCAGATTTATCGCAGCCGGTTCAAGCCATCCGCGCAGCTTGCCAAGCCGCATGCAACGGTCGGCATCAACATCGTCGCTGCCGACACGCAGGCAGACGCGCGCAGGCTGGCGACCACGCAACAAATGTCCTTCGTCGATCTGTTCCGTGGCGCGCGCGGCCTGAGCAAGCCGCCTATCGACGCGATCGACGACTATTGTTCGCCGCAGGAGCGGACACAGGCAGGCGGCATGCTAGCGCGATCGATCGTCGGCAATCCCGATGATGTGCAAAGCGGCATTATAGACCTGTTGCGCGACACAAGTGCCGACGAACTTATGATCGTGTCTGATGTCTATCATCATGAGCAGCGCCTCAGATCCTATGAAATCATCGCCTCGGTCATGCGCGCCTTAAACGGATCGCCCACAGGTGTTGCGACCGAGCGGTCATGTGCCGACGTCTGA
- a CDS encoding type IX secretion system membrane protein PorP/SprF, with amino-acid sequence MAYAPKWKGSLSADYRWRTGGSFDFTFGAQGNYQSSQLSTFSPDPVIRALSTIHNYGLVNLSAGIVDANDRYRLTFQVRNLFDQSFAAAITNGGPGGAYRYQIPRDADRYFGVTARINFGN; translated from the coding sequence TTGGCCTATGCACCGAAGTGGAAGGGTTCGCTAAGCGCCGATTATCGCTGGCGGACCGGGGGATCGTTCGATTTCACGTTCGGCGCACAGGGTAATTACCAGTCGAGTCAGCTTTCAACCTTCTCGCCGGACCCCGTTATCCGCGCGCTTTCGACGATCCACAACTATGGGTTGGTCAATCTGTCCGCGGGCATCGTCGATGCCAACGACCGGTATCGCCTGACCTTTCAGGTGCGTAACCTGTTCGACCAGAGCTTTGCCGCCGCCATCACCAATGGTGGGCCCGGGGGTGCTTATCGCTACCAGATCCCTCGCGATGCCGACCGTTACTTCGGCGTGACAGCGCGGATCAACTTCGGAAATTAA
- a CDS encoding LacI family DNA-binding transcriptional regulator, giving the protein MTSRTTISDVARAAGVSIKTVSRVLNKERYVRPDTREKVEAAVAALSFSPSLAARSLAGKRSFQIALIHDTHSPYYIHAIQEGVWARCREAGVRMLAQPVDIAAPTLIAEIAGLIDETHVDGIILSPPISDSLLVLHELERRRIPFVRISPGTNHTLTSSVFMDDVQAADDMTTHLIDLGHRVIGFIQGHPNHMASEQRLFGYRRALDRAGVPYEPGLVHAGAFDFASGVAAAHSLLSYPHRPTAIFASNDDMAAGVLAVAHGKGIAVPRELSVAGFDDTPLAQLVWPPLTTIRQPTRELGWAAAALLFEKRDELEHRSLPHELVARASTANPTQTSALRDLTTKPVSRK; this is encoded by the coding sequence ATGACGTCACGCACGACAATCAGCGACGTTGCGCGGGCGGCAGGCGTCTCGATCAAGACGGTCAGCCGGGTGCTGAACAAGGAACGCTATGTCCGGCCGGACACCCGCGAAAAGGTCGAAGCGGCCGTGGCGGCGCTGTCGTTCAGTCCCAGCCTGGCCGCTCGCTCGCTCGCAGGGAAACGCTCGTTTCAGATCGCACTGATCCACGACACCCACTCTCCCTATTACATCCATGCCATTCAAGAGGGGGTGTGGGCGCGCTGTCGTGAAGCCGGCGTGCGAATGCTGGCACAGCCTGTCGATATCGCCGCGCCCACACTGATTGCCGAAATCGCCGGACTGATCGACGAAACCCATGTCGACGGCATCATCCTGTCGCCGCCGATCAGCGATAGCTTGCTGGTGCTGCACGAACTCGAACGGCGCCGAATCCCTTTCGTGCGTATTTCCCCGGGTACCAATCACACCCTGACATCGTCGGTGTTCATGGACGACGTACAGGCGGCCGACGACATGACGACGCATCTGATCGACCTCGGCCACCGGGTCATCGGCTTCATCCAGGGCCATCCCAATCACATGGCCAGCGAGCAGCGCCTGTTCGGATATCGCCGGGCGCTCGACCGTGCGGGCGTCCCATACGAACCGGGTCTTGTTCATGCCGGCGCATTCGATTTTGCCAGCGGCGTTGCGGCCGCGCACTCGTTGCTTTCCTATCCACACCGTCCGACTGCGATCTTTGCCAGCAACGACGACATGGCGGCGGGCGTGCTGGCCGTAGCACATGGCAAGGGCATTGCGGTCCCGCGTGAGCTTTCGGTGGCAGGTTTCGACGACACCCCGCTTGCCCAACTGGTCTGGCCACCGCTGACCACGATCCGCCAGCCGACCCGCGAACTGGGCTGGGCGGCAGCCGCCCTGTTGTTCGAAAAGCGCGACGAACTGGAGCATCGCAGCCTGCCGCACGAACTCGTGGCACGAGCTAGTACGGCCAACCCGACTCAAACTTCAGCCCTTCGAGACTTGACCACCAAGCCTGTGTCGCGCAAATAA
- a CDS encoding MFS transporter — protein MTAVSIEGGQATQRKILIALLFIAIALNYVDRQVLALLKPTLEAQFHWSDNDYAKLGEAFQYTAALSFLFVGWIVDRFGVRRALGFGVAIWSLAGMAHALASTVQQFIVARVALAAAETVGTPAAVKSAAVYLPLEQRSFALALGNAAPNIGAILTPLIIPPFALMFGWQAAFYVTGGLGIIWVVFWIIGTRKLQPVIHTAKIEQVVKGKAPPIREMLGDRRTWAIIGAKPLSDVAWFFMLFWMPDFFHRVFGLSQAALGLPVALVYSLATLGALSSGVLFPIFINRGWSMNRARKTSMLIYACVILVLPLALVVSNPWVAAIIVGTALFAHQGFSTNLFGMTADIVPSGRVATVIGAGAVAGNLAGAWIIKLAGWSLVSGHGYWPMFAICTGGYLLALGWVHLLVPVLRPAEA, from the coding sequence ATGACAGCGGTGTCAATAGAAGGCGGCCAGGCCACACAACGAAAGATTCTGATCGCGCTGCTTTTCATCGCGATTGCGCTGAATTATGTTGATCGACAAGTTCTGGCACTGTTGAAACCGACGCTCGAAGCGCAATTTCACTGGTCGGACAATGATTATGCAAAGCTCGGCGAAGCGTTCCAATATACCGCCGCTTTATCGTTCCTGTTCGTCGGTTGGATCGTCGACCGTTTCGGGGTGCGGCGGGCACTGGGCTTTGGCGTTGCCATCTGGAGTTTGGCGGGCATGGCCCACGCCCTTGCGAGCACGGTTCAACAATTCATCGTCGCCCGCGTAGCGCTTGCCGCCGCAGAAACGGTCGGCACGCCCGCTGCGGTTAAATCGGCTGCGGTCTATCTGCCGCTGGAACAACGCTCGTTTGCGCTCGCGCTGGGTAACGCCGCCCCCAATATCGGGGCCATTCTGACACCACTTATCATCCCGCCATTTGCATTGATGTTCGGATGGCAGGCTGCGTTCTACGTGACGGGAGGCCTCGGGATTATCTGGGTCGTTTTCTGGATCATCGGTACGCGCAAGCTGCAACCGGTCATCCATACCGCCAAAATCGAACAGGTCGTAAAGGGTAAAGCGCCGCCGATACGCGAAATGCTTGGCGATCGACGCACTTGGGCGATCATCGGGGCAAAACCGTTGTCGGATGTCGCGTGGTTCTTCATGCTGTTCTGGATGCCCGATTTCTTTCACCGGGTCTTTGGCCTCAGCCAGGCCGCGCTCGGCCTGCCAGTCGCGCTCGTCTATAGCCTTGCTACGCTCGGCGCGCTGTCGTCGGGCGTGCTGTTCCCCATCTTCATCAATCGCGGCTGGTCGATGAACCGCGCGCGCAAGACATCGATGCTGATCTATGCTTGTGTCATCCTCGTCCTGCCGCTTGCGCTGGTCGTGTCGAACCCATGGGTTGCGGCGATCATAGTCGGCACCGCCCTGTTCGCGCATCAGGGGTTCTCGACCAACTTGTTCGGGATGACCGCCGATATCGTCCCCAGTGGGCGCGTCGCCACGGTGATCGGCGCGGGCGCGGTCGCGGGCAACCTTGCGGGGGCGTGGATCATAAAGCTGGCAGGCTGGAGTCTGGTGAGCGGCCACGGCTATTGGCCGATGTTCGCCATCTGCACCGGCGGCTATTTGCTCGCGCTGGGCTGGGTGCACTTGCTGGTGCCGGTGCTGCGTCCGGCCGAAGCCTGA
- a CDS encoding Gfo/Idh/MocA family protein, which yields MRYGLVGAGMMGVEHIRNVAITPGAEIVALADPVGSSLAMSKEALGGASVEFYADAASLGKAKLDAVIVASPNFTHRAVLEPLFDAGLNILCEKPIATTIEDARWIVERAAKSPGIFWTAMEYRYMPPAAAFIEHVHDGRIGKMQMLSIREHRFPFLVKVGDWNRFNENTGGTMVEKCCHFFDLMRLITRSEAVRVYCSGAMDVNHLDELYDGRTPDIIDNSYTTVDFADGTRAMLDLSMFAEGAENQEEIAAVGDKARLEVLIPTGNLIYSPRTGFMNPKAVERSHVEVEAHALAAGHHHGATYYEHQRFAAAVRGEGPVEVTAHDGMMAVAIGTAAEISAREKRVVTMAELGF from the coding sequence TTGCGATATGGTTTGGTCGGCGCGGGCATGATGGGTGTCGAGCACATTCGCAACGTCGCAATCACGCCGGGGGCAGAGATCGTTGCGCTGGCCGATCCCGTTGGCAGTTCGCTTGCGATGTCGAAGGAAGCCCTTGGTGGCGCGTCAGTCGAGTTTTATGCCGATGCGGCATCGCTGGGGAAGGCAAAACTCGACGCGGTCATTGTCGCGAGCCCCAATTTCACCCATCGCGCGGTTCTGGAGCCATTGTTCGATGCCGGCCTGAATATCCTCTGTGAAAAGCCGATCGCTACGACGATCGAGGATGCGCGCTGGATCGTCGAACGTGCAGCAAAGTCGCCGGGCATTTTCTGGACGGCGATGGAATATCGCTACATGCCACCCGCCGCCGCCTTCATCGAACACGTGCATGACGGGCGGATCGGCAAGATGCAGATGCTTAGCATTCGGGAACATCGTTTTCCTTTTCTGGTAAAGGTCGGCGACTGGAACCGGTTCAATGAGAATACCGGCGGAACGATGGTCGAGAAATGCTGCCATTTCTTCGACCTGATGCGGCTCATCACGCGCAGCGAAGCGGTGCGCGTTTATTGCTCGGGCGCGATGGACGTGAACCATCTCGACGAACTCTACGATGGCCGGACCCCCGACATTATCGACAACAGTTATACGACGGTCGATTTTGCCGACGGCACGCGCGCGATGCTCGATCTGTCGATGTTTGCCGAGGGTGCCGAGAACCAGGAAGAGATCGCAGCGGTCGGCGACAAGGCGCGATTGGAAGTCCTGATCCCGACCGGCAACCTGATCTACAGCCCGCGCACCGGATTCATGAACCCGAAAGCCGTCGAGCGCAGTCATGTCGAGGTCGAGGCTCATGCACTGGCCGCAGGGCATCACCACGGTGCGACCTATTACGAGCATCAGCGTTTTGCCGCTGCCGTTCGGGGCGAGGGACCGGTCGAGGTCACCGCCCATGATGGCATGATGGCCGTTGCCATCGGGACGGCCGCCGAAATCAGCGCGCGCGAAAAGCGAGTCGTCACGATGGCCGAACTGGGTTTTTGA